One Ostrea edulis chromosome 2, xbOstEdul1.1, whole genome shotgun sequence genomic region harbors:
- the LOC130052385 gene encoding uncharacterized protein LOC130052385, with the protein MSSDKQITQLKMASISATPRKTCLLSDACILCGFCFKQIEKASDGSEKIQKFSEIKLRLNEERWGNIRKLTGVLTDLDEKGLGGVCKKCYRQVESVLKIEAKNAVVKERFREMAVRTLKTKMLQLPSPRRTSITKRMLRSPDTHVPSTKKKSFDVSVVKLVQLTPFKDLTNTRTDSSKAGLSMPVHTACIPIAPQEKQVGMYKNM; encoded by the exons ATGAGTTCCGATAAGCAAATAACACAATTAAAAATGGCGTCGATAAGTGCCACGCCGAGGAAAACATGTCTTTTGTCGGATGCGTGTATCCTCTGtggattttgttttaaacaaattgaGAAAGCAAGTGACGGTAGTGAAAAAATCCAAAAGTTTAGCGAAATTAAACTGCGTTTAAATGAAGAAAGGTGGGGGAATATCAGGAAACTGACGGGTGTGTTGACAGATTTGGATGAAAAAGGCCTTGGAGGGGTTTGCAAAAAATGTTATCGACAGGTtgaatctgttttaaaaattgaagcCAAAAATGCAGTTGTTAAAGAACGTTTTCGTGAAATGGCAGTGCgaactttgaaaacaaaaatgttacaaCTGCCGTCTCCCCGAAGAACATCAATAACGAAAAGAATGCTCCGGAGCCCGGATACACATGTGCCCTCTACGAAGAAGAAATCTTTCGACGTATCTGTTGTGAAGCTTGTACAACTGACGCCCTTTAAAGATCTGACGAATACAAGAACGGATTCATCGAAAGCAGGG CTGTCTATGCCTGTACATACTGCATGTATCCCTATTGCACCACAGGAGAAACAAGTTGGTATGTATAAAAATATGTGA